One Stigmatopora argus isolate UIUO_Sarg chromosome 19, RoL_Sarg_1.0, whole genome shotgun sequence genomic window, gaatgtcggcacttaggattgactttcccgggccacacaaaatgatgcggcgggccagatttggcccccgggccgccactttgacacatgtgatctaaatgAATAGCTCGTCCCGTAAAAGCTTAACTCGGTGCGgccattgacggcattagacgtccaatacatttgaacgGATCgacttttgctttaaaaaagaaaaagttaatGCATTTAACTCCTCCTTTTAGGAATATTATCACGTTGGGGAATAATTAACTACTAGTTTTGTCTTGTAACGACACTCGATAGACTTTGAGCAACCGTCGTATGCTAGCTATCGCCTGAAATTTTAGTCTAAAGACTGAAAACGTCACCCGCATTTTCTGTCCGCCCCCTCGCGAGAAGGAAAGTGTCGGCTTTCACTTTTCTTACTCACAGTTCCGTCAGGTGTACTTTGAACGCCGTTTGTCTGGAAGCGACCGAGCGCGGGATGGGCGGAGTGAGGTAAGGTGTGTACGTCCCAACAGAACACGGACGGGAAACGTGCTCGGGCAAAGCGGCGGACAGAATGGAATCTTGGAAACGGCAGAAAAGCGAATAACTCCGCTGACTCATGGACACCCCCAGCGATACCTCCAAAATCCTGGAGAAAGGTCCGGACTACCTCCGCAAGCAAATGGAACTTGAGAACGAGGTGAAGGGACCCTTGAGCGCGGTGGagaggctagccgctagcaagCCCAACTACGTCAAGAGCCAACAGGCGGCCACCGAGGCGCAGGAACCGCCGACCGGCGCCGCCGCTTCCGACTCCGGCGCCACCGCGTCCTCCAACCGGAGCTCGGCGCGTCTCCGTGAACCTCGACCGAGCGGCTCGCCGGCGGAAGTCCGGCGCTCCAGCTCCAAGAAACGACCCGACTCCATCCTGCTCTACAGGCAAAAATGCGAGCTGCTCAGAGCGCCCGGGAAAGACCGCAAGCATCACATCACGCGGAAACTCCTTCGGAGCTCCGCCATCAGATCCGCCACCTTGCCCGAGAAGGAACACGAGGATAGCCGAGAAGAACCCGTTTCCACCGATGACGGCCCCAAGACCCCGAAGCCCGAGAGAAGACGGAACGCGGACGCCGGTCCGAAAGAAGCGTCCACTCATCACTTCTTGAAGGTTCCCGTGGCGAGAGGCAAAACGGTGGGTCGATCCCGCTCGGACATCAGCTCCAGGTACTCCAAGAACTTTGCCGACTTTGACGCCTTCTTCAAGTTCTGCGGCCTGGA contains:
- the fam110c gene encoding protein FAM110C, with the protein product MDTPSDTSKILEKGPDYLRKQMELENEVKGPLSAVERLAASKPNYVKSQQAATEAQEPPTGAAASDSGATASSNRSSARLREPRPSGSPAEVRRSSSKKRPDSILLYRQKCELLRAPGKDRKHHITRKLLRSSAIRSATLPEKEHEDSREEPVSTDDGPKTPKPERRRNADAGPKEASTHHFLKVPVARGKTVGRSRSDISSRYSKNFADFDAFFKFCGLDGEVIESLGKENFSARSDETAAMLRSVSVSTSDGGFSGESDDSEGLQRDVLQQKIRQGTSVIERNARVIKWLYSCKNAKESGKKLRDLN